In a genomic window of Macrobrachium nipponense isolate FS-2020 chromosome 10, ASM1510439v2, whole genome shotgun sequence:
- the LOC135223668 gene encoding sodium-dependent phosphate transport protein 2C-like gives MVKKPSKLVKKKSFKQHGLPSEELVTVKSDLILLAPEVEQIEAKKLQGGKGRRRKVTGDLKDPITGEGRSDERGLCGGTHGRRLLKALTIIGKILLLVGLLYLFICSLNLLASSFRLLGGKTASAVFRQSALLSNPVVGLMIGVLVTVLVQSSSTSSSIIVSMVAAHFLDVKTAIPIIMGANIGTSVTNSLVSIGQVGDREQFERAFSGAVVHDMFNWLSVLVLLPLEVATGYLYHLTKAVLDGVTFEKNNMKVELLSRITKPFTDAIVKLDKTVLTGWTMNDPDYENATLLHRYCPDPSNTTEYITCPNLAAHIPLSDTGMGLVLLTASLVLLLVCLISIVKILSSMLKGSVAGVVQHVINADLPRVPWLTGYIAILAGAIMTFILQSSSIFTSTLTPLVGLGVISIERVYPLTLGSNLGTTTTALLAALASDSSRLHPAIQIALIHLFFNVTGLLLWYPIPFLRLPVRLALALGRVTAKYRWVAVFYMLSTFFLAPVLVFLVSLGGPVAMYSVFIPIVVFILLIVFVNVAQSKFPRYLPTRLQTWHWLPLCLRSLEPMDECITRLMCCRQCRTHKYAHVPPVATIHAPPCMVVENDLPKTVVVIEAEKTGGVLPEYGLCKDLGTIEECIGVSREMKDHGMSYPGIFIQHETSA, from the exons GAGAAGGAAGGAGCGATGAGAGAGGCCTATGTGGCGGGACCCATGGCCGTCGTCTGCTGAAGGCCCTGACCATCATAGGGAAGATCTTGCTCCTGGTTGGTCTCCTTTACCTCTTCATCTGCTCCCTGAATCTGCTTGCGAGCTCCTTCAGGCTCCTGGGAGGAAAGACAGCAA GTGCAGTATTCCGCCAATCGGCTCTGTTGAGCAACCCAGTCGTCGGCCTGATGATCGGCGTGCTGGTCACCGTCCTCGTCCAATCATCTTCTACCTCGTCATCAATCATCGTCTCCATGGTCGCTGCTCACT TTCTGGATGTCAAAACGGCCATCCCAATAATAATGGGAGCCAATATCGGCACATCCGTCACAAATTCGCTCGTCAGTATTGGACAA GTTGGCGACCGTGAGCAGTTCGAGCGCGCCTTCTCAGGAGCCGTCGTTCACGACATGTTCAACTGGCTCTCTGTCCTGGTCCTCCTGCCGCTGGAGGTGGCCACGGGGTACCTCTACCACCTCACCAAGGCCGTCCTGGACGGCGTGACCTTCGAGAAGAACAACATGAAGGTGGAGCTCCTGTCTCGCATCACGAAGCCCTTCACCGATGCCATtgtgaag CTGGACAAGACAGTCCTCACAGGTTGGACAATGAACGACCCAGATTACGAAAATGCCACTTTGCTTCACCGATATTGTCCAGATCCTTCCAATACAACTGAGTACATCACAT gTCCTAATTTAGCAGCCCACATTCCCTTGAGTGACACAGGTATGGGACTTGTGTTGCTCACCGCATCGTTGGTGCTTCTTTTGGTGTGCCTCATTTCCATTGTCAAGATATTGAGCTCTATGTTGAAAG GATCTGTTGCAGGTGTCGTGCAACATGTGATAAACGCCGATCTACCTCGAGTCCCTTGGCTCACAGGATACATTGCAATCCTAGCAGGTGCCATAATGACCTTCATCTTGCAATCCTCATCGATTTTCACCTCAACGTTGACCCCACTGGTTGGCCTGGGCGTCATCAGCATTGAACGAGTCTACCCGCTCACCCTCGGGTCGAATTTGGGAACGACGACCACCGCCCTTCTGGCAGCACTAGCCTCCGACTCCTCCAGGCTTCATCCAGCCATCCAGATTGCCCTCATCCATTTGTTCTTCAACGTCACTGGTCTGTTGCTGTGGTACCCTATTCCCTTCCTTCGCCTGCCGGTCCGGTTGGCACTGGCCCTCGGCCGCGTCACGGCCAAGTACCGGTGGGTCGCCGTCTTCTACATGCTCAGCACTTTCTTCCTGGCTCCCGTTCTGGTCTTCTTGGTGTCCCTCGGTGGCCCGGTGGCCATGTACAGTGTCTTTATTCCAATCGTGGTTTTCATCCTTCTCATCGTTTTCGTCAACGTGGCCCAGTCCAAGTTCCCCAGGTACCTGCCCACGAGGCTTCAGACGTGGCACTGGCTTCCCCTGTGCTTGCGTTCCCTCGAGCCCATGGATGAGTGCATCACGCGCCTCATGTGCTGCAGGCAATGCCGTACCCACAAGTACGCCCACGTCCCTCCAGTTGCTACCATTCATGCCCCTCCCTGCATGGTGGTCGAAAATGACCTGCCAAAGACGGTCGTCGTGATCGAAGCAGAGAAGACAGGCGGCGTCTTGCCCGAGTACGGCCTCTGCAAAGATTTGGGCACAATCGAGGAATGCATCGGGGTGAGCAGGGAGATGAAGGACCACGGGATGTCCTACCCCGGCATCTTCATCCAGCATGAAACATCCGCCTAG
- the LOC135223669 gene encoding uncharacterized protein LOC135223669: MDHIVAEDLEDILKETKEISGSVEKLVRGRWCARWITVRVSLASIHYYLSENDQENGKVRGIYPLTGVRVEEDNREENVYYEFIIFLTTSKKIRFRTAIKKQSRAWCMIISHLATQRSVKQEHPLEATLSLKSRTSWSSITAKLEVDSNKLYLRKGDWQNVRYKQDEAYCLENATVRPLKSYGKTFDFEVSLSSPQKKAVELRFRAPSEADRTMWCQALKRALDAQGGRQQMTPRIGSKEGQIFVREILEEVPGGKSMREVVLEGIQVFSPKVLNRVKYFLQPHPIIHIGEVSKVYHTTLNFVTVALMNAGFTPAPQDTSANLVFEMKTVPSTSVCSRPTIEDIVKVLWPTGFFSSPSRSPFPGPGTFFQTLQKDKD, encoded by the exons ATGGATCATATTGTAGCGGAAGATCTTGAGGATATTCTTAAA GAAACGAAAGAAATCAGTGGCAGCGTCGAAAAGCTGGTCAGAGGGCGCTGGTGTGCGCGATGGATCACTGTACGAGTCAGCTTAGCGAGCATTCATTACTACCTG AGCGAGAATGACCAGGAGAATGGCAAGGTGAGAGGCATCTACCCACTGACAGGTGTGAGAGTGGAAGAAGACAATCGAGAGGAAAATGTCTATTATGAATTCATCATTTTCCTCACAACTTCTAAGAAGATTCGATTTCGCACTGCTATCAAAAAGCAGTCTCGGGCGTGGTGTATGATTATCAGTCATCTGGCAACGCAACGCTCCGTGAAGCAG GAGCATCCTCTGGAGGCTACGTTATCCTTGAAATCACGAACAAGCTGGTCCTCGATAACGGCGAAATTGGAAGTTGACTCGAATAAGTTATACTTGAGGAAA GGAGATTGGCAGAACGTCAGATACAAACAAGACGAGGCATACTGTCTGGAGAACGCCACGGTACGGCCCCTGAAGAGTTACGGGAAGACCTTCGACTTCGAAGTTTCTCTGTCGTCGCCACAGAAGAAGGCCGTAGAACTGCGGTTCCGGGCCCCATCCGAAGCTGACAGGACGATGTGGTGCCAGGCTCTGAAGAGGGCACTCGATGCCCAAGGCGGGCGCCAGCAGATG ACTCCAAGGATTGGAAGCAAGGAAGGACAGATTTTCGTGAGAGAGATCCTGGAGGAGGTTCCAGGGGGAAAATCCATGAGGGAAGTCGTGCTGGAAGGAATCCAGGTATTCAGTCCAAAGGTTCTGAACCGTGTCAAGTACTTCCTGCAGCCGCATCCTATCATACATATAGGAGAGGTCAGCAAG GTCTACCACACCACCCTAAACTTCGTGACTGTGGCCCTGATGAACGCTGGATTCACTCCAGCGCCCCAGGACACCTCGGCCAACCTAGTCTTCGAAATGAAGACGGTGCCTTCGACGTCAGTCTGTAGCAGGCCAACCATTGAGGACATCGTCAAGGTCCTTTGGCCGACTGGATTCTTCTCCTCACCAAGTCGATCCCCGTTTCCAGGTCCTGggaccttttttcagaccttgcAGAAAGACAAGGACTGA